TGGCATTATACAATCTAATATTGGTTTTATTTGTATCTAGACTAACAGTATCTCCGCCCGAAAGGTTTGCTAAAAAAGTTTCAATTTCATGGTACTCCCTTAACGCAATACCTTCCCCCTCCAGTTCTGATTTCAGCGCAGTAGGGACCTTGCAAGAATCAATAAATAAATAACATGTATGTTCTGCTACGATGACATTCGCTATAGCCACTGGATTGTTCGGTACATCTGCTCCTCTAATATTCAATAGCCATGCAATATCATCAAGAGAAGTTAAAATATAATAATTCGCTCCTTGATTTTTCATTTCTGCCCTTACTTCATCTAATTTCTCCGAACGTGATTTTCCAGCATAGTTGACGTCATGACTAAAAATCGTTCCTTTAGGAATTTCTGGTCTATCTCCCCATAACTCACCAATTAAATCTTGATTCATTTTGAATAAGATTGCCTTCGCTTTTAAATCTTTTACCATACTTCTAACCATATCAATTGAAAAAACATTTCCATCAAAGCCAACATTGCTGCCTTCTTCAAGAACCTCTGCTAGCCATTCTGTATAAGAAGGCACCCCTGGATCCATCATTCTAAATAATCTAATACCTGAGTTTTCAAGTTGCTTGTCAGCTTGAATATAATATCTGCCATCTGTCCATAAACCGGCATCATTTAAAGTAATGACTACCGTCCCTGCCGACCCTGTAAAACCTGATAGCCATTCTCTACCTTTCCAATGTTCTGCTACATATTCTCCTTGATGTGCATCAAAACTTGGAATGATATAAGCATCCAGTTGATGTTTTACCATGAGCTCTCTTAACTTTTTGACTCTATCTCTACTATTCATTACGAATACCTCCATTTTCCTTTACATGCATTTTTTTATTTTCACGATCATACAGCCATAAGACCAATGCTATACTAATAGACCCTGCAGTCAGTTTTGCTACTATAAACGCACCTAGCATTTCCGGAGCTACTTCTGATACAAAACCAAATTGACCCCCAAATACAAATGCTCCACTTACGCCAAAAGCCGTACATACCACTTTTCCTTTAGGGTTCATATCCTTATATGTTCCAAATATTAATAGATTACTAGCTAAATTTCCGAGAAGGCCCGCTACTGACACAGCATTTATGCCAACTTTCTCTCCTAATGCTTTAAAACTTTTTTGGAAAATTCCACTTAGCATAGCTAGCATCGGATATGCTCCCGCTAAAATAAATGCAATTTTTCCTACTATAATAATCGATTCAGATAGCGGTGCTAATCCTGAAACAAGCTTTACACCAAATATCACGTCAATGCCTTGGAATAGTAATCCAACAGTACTTAACGTCACTATAAACTTTCCAAATAGATTAAAAGCTTTTATAAAAACATGTGGAGCCTTGAGTAATCCGACCCCTAACATAATAGTAAAAACAAATATAGGAACCAGATTCCATACAAGTAGAATGATATTTATTTTTTGCCATAAGCCTGCTACAAGACATCCAATTGGTATAGTAATAATGCCAATTAGCACACCTTTAGCAAAATATTTTTCATCCTCTTTAGCAAGCATCCCTAACGCAACAGGTATTGAAAAACTAACGGTAGCTCCTAAAGTAGATGCAATAATAATTCCTGAAAATGCTCCCATCTCATTTGACAAAGCAAGCTTTTCAGCCATTTGAAAGCCTCCCATATCGACAGCTAGAAATGCTGCTGGAATAATGGAAGGGTCCAGATGAAATACTTTACTTATTGGACTAATTTGAGCGGATAAAAAATTTGTTAATACAGGTGCTAAAGACAGTATTCCTATCATACCAAGCCCCAATGCCCCCATCGTTTTTATGCCTTCCTCAAATTTTTTGCCCAATTTCAAATGATTACCAGTAATATAATCAATCCCACCGATTACAAAAAAAGAACCAATTAGGTATAATACAAATTTATCCATTCCCATTATCACTTTCTATAAGCTTTATTACTGCTCGCTAGCTGTAGTGTACATCCTACTATTTGAAAAGATAATTAGGTGTGTTAACAGCGATAAGCTTAACCTTTTTATTAGTGTAATTCGCCCAATTGTGAGAGATAGTTGAGTCCATATGAACACAATCACCAGGATACACTTCATGTCGATTACCATTTATGTAAACGGTTAATATACCTTCTAAAACGTAAATAAACTCTTCGCCCTCATGCGTATAAGATAAAATTTCTTCATCTTGCTTTTGCGGTAGAATTTCGATAAGCCTTGGAACAAGTTGTTTATTTTCCAAGTTGGTGCTTAAACTATACTTAATAAATCTACCTTCTACGGCTTCCATTATTTCTTGCTCATAACTCCTTAAAACGATATCTTTCCGCTTATGTGGATAATCAAAAAAATATGTTAAATGGACTCCCAATATTGTAGCTAGCTTTTCAAGTGAATCGACTGCTATCGTCGTAAGTCCCCTCTCTAATTGAGACAAAAACCCAACAGATAGTTCGCTTCTTTCACTTAACTCTTTCAAAGTAATACCTTTGTCCGTCCTCAATTTTTTTATTTCCATCCCTATATTCATCATCTCACCCCTATTTTTCATATTTGTGAATAATATAATATATATCAATCTTATTCGCAATAAATTGTGAAATAAATTCATAATAATGAAATTCATCTTCTAGCATTTCATTAAATATCCCATATAGTGTCTGCACTATCAATCTATAGGCACAAAAAAAGGCGCTTGATCCATTTAGATCTGCGCCTAGATTTATTTACTTTCTATGAGCCAAGCTCCATTCGTTAATCGATTCTATTTGAAAGTGGCTTACCCTGCCCATATGCCATTAGTGCATTGACATTAAGCATTAGCATAGCTGTTCTTGTCTTTAAAGATGCACTACCAATATGCGGTAATACAACAACATTTGGTAGGGTTAATAGTGGATGATCCAATGCAACTGGTTCCTGTTCAAAAACATCTAGACCAGCAGCCCATAGCTTGCCATTTTTCAAGGTGTTATAAAGGGCATTCTCGTCAATAATACCACCACGAGACGCGTTAATTAATACCGCATCTTCCTGCATTAAGGCAAGCTCCTTTGCACCAATTAAACCGACCGTATCTTTATTATAGGGTGTCATAATCACAACAAAATCAGATTTTGTTAAAAGCTCTTCAAGTGATGCATAGCAAAACCCATACATTTCTTCTGCTTCATGGCGACGTCTACGGTTATGATATAAAACTTTCATATCAAAACCTTTTGCTCGTCTTGCAACAGCCTGCCCAATCCGCCCCATTCCGATTATTCCAATTGTTGCGCCTGATACATCTTTTCCAACTAATTGCATAGGGTACCAGCTTTGCCATTTACCTTCACGTAAATAACGCTCGCTTTCTGGTATTCTACGTGCTGTAGCTAGCAATAAACCGAATACTAAATCAGCCGTCGTATTAGTTAACACACCAGGAGTGTTTGTTGCCATAATGCCTCTTTTACGTAATGCTGGCACATCAATATTATTAAAGCCCACTGCTAAATTTGTCACAAGTTTTAAATTGGGGGCGTGTGAAAGCAATTCCTCATCGACTTGATCCGCTATCGTTACCCACAAAACTTCACAGTTTGCAACGGCTGCTAAAAGTTTTGCGCGAGGTATAACGGTCTCCTCTTCCTCCCATTGTTCAATATCATAATGCTCCTCTAAAGGCTCGACAAACTGAGCCGGGAATTTACGTGTAATAAACAATTTCTTTTTCATCATCCAACACCCCTTATTCGTTTCCCCATTTTGCCTATAGCGTAACACTAATATGGGAAGGTCACAAGCAAGCTTTTACATTGATTTTCCCCACTAGATCCCTTTTTAAAAAGCGTTTTATTACTTTTTCATTCCATCCTTCTTTTTAGTAAATCTATCCTTCTGTTCAGGCATTCTATCCGTTCGCTTCAAAAATATTCCATCTAAATTCCGACAGTTCTAGGCAAAAAAATCCCTTTTGTTGTACCTAGCTCAAAATAATATTAAAAGGCATCAAGTAGTTGAACTTAATACCTTTAGTCATGTTTATGCTTTTTTATAGAAAATGAATTTTATATCCAATTGTTAATTGTAGTAAAATGCGGTGATTGTGCTACTTTTAACGAGCAGCAAAATGCTACGTGTTCCGTTAGAAATCTTTAATGGTCGTATCTAGACGACTCGCAACTCGTTCTAATTCCTCGGAAGATTCTCCAATGGATTCAATGACATTCGCCAATTCCGTTATTTGACTTCCGACATTTTGAAAGTTGACAATAGAGCCTTCCACCGAGCCGGATATTGCGTCAAAGGCTTTTAATGAATTCAAGTTTTGCTCGATACTATTATTAACAAGCACTTGAATTTCTTGAATGGCTTGTACAACGTGTTTTGTAATCCCATTGGACATACCGATTAACTCCGCAATTTGCTCTACAGATTCTTTCGTTTGGTCTGCCAGCTTACGCACCTCATCTGCGACAACTGCAAAACCTTTTCCATGTTCTCCAGCTCTTGCAGCTTCAATTGCTGAATTCAATGCTAGTAAATTGGTTTGTCCAGAAATGTTTTTGACCATTTCAATAACATTATTTATTTTTGAAGAGGAATGATTGAGTTCCTCCACCATCATTGCCATTTCAATCGTTTTATCATTGATTTTGCCTGTTTGCTCATTTAACAATACGATTTTCGAATAGCCTTCAGATGAAACCTTTTGCATCATTTTAGCCTCATCGATACTGTCTTTTAAGTATGCATTCACTTGCTTTGTGCTAGAAATAAGCTCCATTACTGACTCATTTGTCTCATGTGACTGTGCCTCTAATTGCGTCGAAATCCCACCCACTATATCCTTTACATGTGTCCGGACACTCATTCGTTGCTCTTCTATTAAAGA
This genomic interval from Lysinibacillus sphaericus contains the following:
- the eutH gene encoding ethanolamine utilization protein EutH, which codes for MDKFVLYLIGSFFVIGGIDYITGNHLKLGKKFEEGIKTMGALGLGMIGILSLAPVLTNFLSAQISPISKVFHLDPSIIPAAFLAVDMGGFQMAEKLALSNEMGAFSGIIIASTLGATVSFSIPVALGMLAKEDEKYFAKGVLIGIITIPIGCLVAGLWQKINIILLVWNLVPIFVFTIMLGVGLLKAPHVFIKAFNLFGKFIVTLSTVGLLFQGIDVIFGVKLVSGLAPLSESIIIVGKIAFILAGAYPMLAMLSGIFQKSFKALGEKVGINAVSVAGLLGNLASNLLIFGTYKDMNPKGKVVCTAFGVSGAFVFGGQFGFVSEVAPEMLGAFIVAKLTAGSISIALVLWLYDRENKKMHVKENGGIRNE
- a CDS encoding helix-turn-helix domain-containing protein, with the protein product MMNIGMEIKKLRTDKGITLKELSERSELSVGFLSQLERGLTTIAVDSLEKLATILGVHLTYFFDYPHKRKDIVLRSYEQEIMEAVEGRFIKYSLSTNLENKQLVPRLIEILPQKQDEEILSYTHEGEEFIYVLEGILTVYINGNRHEVYPGDCVHMDSTISHNWANYTNKKVKLIAVNTPNYLFK
- a CDS encoding 2-hydroxyacid dehydrogenase encodes the protein MKKKLFITRKFPAQFVEPLEEHYDIEQWEEEETVIPRAKLLAAVANCEVLWVTIADQVDEELLSHAPNLKLVTNLAVGFNNIDVPALRKRGIMATNTPGVLTNTTADLVFGLLLATARRIPESERYLREGKWQSWYPMQLVGKDVSGATIGIIGMGRIGQAVARRAKGFDMKVLYHNRRRRHEAEEMYGFCYASLEELLTKSDFVVIMTPYNKDTVGLIGAKELALMQEDAVLINASRGGIIDENALYNTLKNGKLWAAGLDVFEQEPVALDHPLLTLPNVVVLPHIGSASLKTRTAMLMLNVNALMAYGQGKPLSNRID
- a CDS encoding globin-coupled sensor protein, giving the protein MFQFRNRPKQNTIVMNDVSNTGVIIQDQERLLQLHLVNLTKQDLQLIKSLKPYIEQNVVDIVETFYKAVESVPTLRDVIQKYSSSERLRQTLRHHIIEMFEGRIDNAFIEKRRNVGKMHVKINLYPKWYLAAFQNLEKSLRKTVYNLYLSKEEEEKYCDAVSKMCNFEQQIVLEEYNNYSNSLIEEQRMSVRTHVKDIVGGISTQLEAQSHETNESVMELISSTKQVNAYLKDSIDEAKMMQKVSSEGYSKIVLLNEQTGKINDKTIEMAMMVEELNHSSSKINNVIEMVKNISGQTNLLALNSAIEAARAGEHGKGFAVVADEVRKLADQTKESVEQIAELIGMSNGITKHVVQAIQEIQVLVNNSIEQNLNSLKAFDAISGSVEGSIVNFQNVGSQITELANVIESIGESSEELERVASRLDTTIKDF